GCAGACACCTCTTTACTCATATCATTATCGGATATGTACTCCAAATCACTCATCATAACAAGGCTTAGAGATTTTAAAAAGGGGAGATGAGACAATGGTGGTAGATATAAGcatctctcacaattttctatCCTTAAATCAACAAGATTTATGAAagaagagacccaacttgaaaaTTTCACACCCTTGTAATGTTGCACTTCCAAATATTTGAGATTTTGGTGTGGCTGGAGATCTTCTAATAACTTCTCATCTTCATTATAATCTACCTGATCTTGATGACTCCattttaatatcaatttttcaAGATGTTGCTTCTCCCTTAAATTCACAACAATGGATTTTGAGTTAGCTTCTTTCAACCGATCCAAATGTGAGATCTCTAATGTTCCTCGAAGGTTGTTTAGCTCCTTCAATTCGCCTAATCCACTAGTGTGGAAGGAGGTGCTCACAATGAATAATTGTAATGTTTGAAGTGAAGTCATTTGCCCTAATCCATGAGGCATATGACTCAAATTATCACAACCATGATTATAAAGATGTTTGAGGCTAACCAATTCTCTAAACTTTTTGGGTAATTCTTTAAGACCTTTACAATCATAAAGTTTTAGTACTTGCAAATTCAACAATGTAGTAATTGAGTCAGGGAGAGTTTTAATATCCTCATTAAAAGAAACATCAAGATACTTTAGATGTATTAACTTCCCTATAGAATTTGGTATTGATGTAATCTTCAATGCATGTAAATCTAATGCACGCAAGCTCTTGAAACTCAAAATAATTGTATTCAACATTGACTCCTCCAAGGCACCGGAGTGCATCTCACTAAATGTCAGAAGAAATGAACACACCTTGACTGCTTTAACCAAAAACCTTAAAGATTCAATAAAAGATGAGCCAATGTAAAATGGACATGATACatgatgatttttttcattaatatttttgcCATCAAAACTAACAAGCCTACACTCCTCGCCTGCAACAGCTTCCGCAAGATCATGAATTAAATCATGCATCTTGTATCTTAAGCCTTTGTAAGTCTCTACTTCTTCAAAGAAGGACCTCCAAAGTAAATCTTTGAAATACTTATCACCAACATCCTctaattgttgatttttttttgatgattggACAAACCCTTGTGCTATCCATAGTTGTATCACTGTTTCCTTATCTATCTCATAATCTTTGGGAAACAAAGAGCAATAAGCAAAACAACTCTTTAAATGTGATGGGAGATTAtcataactcaattttaaaattggaaaaatcTCATGATTTCCTTCAAGTACATTTGCTAGTAAATTGTTCCTCACGAGTGACCATTCAGATTCTGTTTCCGTACAATATAACACATGTCCTATGGACATTATGGCAAGGGGTACCCCTTGACATATTTTTACAATCTCCCTTCCAATTGTAACTAATGTAGGATTATTGGTCACTTGCCCTTTACTAAATGCCACTTGCTCAAATAAAAACCATGACCGTTCTTCGGAGAGACCTTTAAGAATATATGGTGAAACTGTGTGTGTAATCTTTGCAACCAATCTACTACGAGTGGTTATTATAATCTTACTTCCTTTTGAACCACCCATTAAAATATCTATCAAGTTTAGCCATTTTCCACGGTCTTCATTCCATACATCATCCAATACTAGTAAGTATTTTTTTCGATCAATTTTTTCACGAAGTTGCCTTTGCAATTGATCCATTTCCAGATTTCCAGGTGCATTACCTGTAGCAGATGCTATTATCTTttcaataattattttcaaCTCGAAGACATCAGAAATGCATACCCACATTTTTAACTCAAAACATTTTTTGACTTTCTCATCATTGTACACATATTGAGCAAGTGTAGTCTTCCCAAGTCCCCCTATCCCCACAATGGGAATGACCGAAACATTCTCTTCTACATTAGAGTCAAATAATAGGCCTATGATAGCCTCTCTATCATCTTCCCTCCCAATAACTTTTTCTTCACGTACAAATGAGTGAGTTGGTTCCCTCTTCCTACTCACAACATTTGTCTCTACACCGTATTCTTCCAAGCGAAAGTTTTTCCTATCTTCTGCTATCGCATCTAGTTTTTGCCTCATTGCCTTTATTTTACTACTCATCTTACCACGAAAAGCTAGTTGgtttgaacttgaaaagaaagtGCGTACCTCTTTTGTGACTTTATTCCCGCTCACCGCTCTTCGCCGCATAGCTTCAGTGGAAAACTCACTTAACAAGTCATCTGCATCATAAACTGCATCGTTGAGCTTTTGGAGCCAGTCCTTGACTTGATGGTCATGACTCTGTTTCTCCGCTGCATCCAGAAGTACAGCTTGAATTGTGGACACAgtgttcttgattttttcaaGCTCACCTTTGACACCCCATAGTGATCCAATCTCTTGGAAAGTCTGAGAACCcaaattttcaatcattttttgtGCAAGACCAAATAGGATTGCTTCCGCCATTTTTTTCTTAGTAAGCAAAAGGAAAGCTGAAAGAGCAAGGGGAAAGCTAGAGAGGGTTGGTTTGAAGTGATGAAAGTGTGAGTGAAAGTAAGGATTCAGGACAGAGTTTTAAAGCGTACGAATGTCATCGAtgtcattaattttattttgtcattttcttagtACAATCATAATGGGAGTTGTTGGGCCTTGGCCCCTTCTGCACCAAATAAAGTGAGTGGGACAGAAGCTTAGTTGGAAAATTTATTGTGCCATTCATATCGTCATGAATTCTAACGGTAGACAATGTCACCAAAAGTTGGCACCCCCTGAGATCTGAACTAAACTTATGGCACATCATTTTAGCTAACCAatttttgtctttaaaaaaaattatatcttttagaaaaagttttcttttctttaatggCTTTAAATTTTGGATGGGTTGTCCAATCTCATGCCTCTACGCCGAGGCCAACATGGAATGCCAAGGTCTGCCGTCTTgatcaataattttatatatatatttttttaattttcaatatataaattttcacACATGCAatcttttaatttaagtttgttTGGTAAGAGACTTTTAATAACATTATTTAAGGGTTTATTAagtgaaaaaatattataaaaacacttattgtattattttaacaacaaaaactgatgtttaaacaacattaccaaaccatttatcatttttttgtgggtttataTATTATCATATCACTGCATTTCTCTTCTTCAAACAGTACTTTTTGTGTTTATCCTATCCGTGTTCACTCCCCACCCACTCCCGGACAATATTTATCAAAGTATCAGTTTTGTCTTTGACTTGGTCTCCCCCTTCCTCCCTTTTCTccttaggctgtgtttgttttggcttcaaatcactttcagaaatgcttttccgtaaatgcgggtgtttggttgcgcatggaaaaGGGACAAAGAACTATTATACCAACTTCCAGATCCAATTATAGGAGCCTCTTCAAGACCTCCAGACATGAATATGTTAGCCATGAATCCTAATCCCCTAAACCCAATCTCTTCATTTCTCAGAACCCTTACCCTTGAAGACCCCAAAGAACCTTTTGTGCTCCCTATAATAGAAAATTCAGACTTAGACTTGTCTGATCTTGGTTTGGAGGAAGTATTCATGACTGatccaaaagaagaagaagaagatgatgttcTTCGTCCCCAAAGGCCTCCATCTCCCCCACCAATCTTTTCTCCACCACCTTTTGTCCCAGATCACCAAACCAGATTGTCTTACTCACCAACTACAGATTCAAAACATTTGTTCACTCTTGATAATGTTCCTCCCTCTAAATGGCATGATGAGTTTTTTAACATGTACTCCTGGTGCATAGCTGAACTTCAAGCTCCAAATGTCACTGTTTCTCAGATTATTACCAAGTTTGTTGCAAGGATTACAGGAAGATTACGAGAATGGTGGATCAATTTGGGAGAATACAGACAAAGACAAGCAGCCCAATGTAATACGTTGGAGGATTTCTTTACAATTGTCCATAATGAATTTTTGGGTGCACCAACCCATTACAAGGAAGTAGCGCGAGAGGAATTTTTGTTGATGAAATGTTGCTCATTTCAAAGAAAAGATTTGGAGAAACATTTTGACAAGATGTCTAGAAGATATTATTCTTTCAATGGTATGGATGATGTCAATGCTAAGCATACCTTCCTCAATTCCCTCCCAGAACCATTAGGAGATGAGACACTTCGCATGATGAATCTCCAGAAAATAACTCTGCAACAAGCCTCCTTAGGAGAAATTTACCAGCATGCTCTCATTGCCCTTGAAAAACTCTGCAACCAGagaaaatttctttcaaaaatagaCAAAGTTCATAGCAAGCTCAAAGATAATTACAAAAGAAAGGATTTGCAGATAAAGTGTTATGACAAGAATTGTTCCTGTTCAACAAAGAGAAGAGATCATTTCAAGAAATATTCATGGAAGAAAAAACAGTATGCAAGCCACAAGAAAAGattttcaaagaagaaaaactggAAGTTTCTTCAACGAAAGTAGTTTAGAGGGAAAACTTCAAAAGTCTGCTTTGTATGCAGAAGACCGGgacattttgcaaaaaattgcccaaagaaagagaaagcagCAAAGCTTCTTGAACAAGCCCAGATCCATGCAGAGGATACTCCATTTTCAGACGTAGAATCACTTTTCTCGCTGGATGATGAGTATTCCCCTCAAGCTTTGGTTGTCATGGCCTATTCCACTTCAGAAGAAGATACAGATCCGGACAATGATGAAGACTCAGAACCAGAAATCCAAACCATCTATACATCCCAGCCTATTATAGCCCCTTTAACTAATCCCACCCCTATAGCCCAGGTACACATCCTTTTAGACACCTACTCCAGACCTATTCCAGTAATAGCCCTGTTTGATACGGGGGCAGCAGCAACAATTCTCCACCCCAAGATTTTGCCTGCACAATGTTGGTTACCCCATAATCAAATGTTCAGAGCGGTAAATGGTGAAACATTCCTTATCACCCTGAAAAGCAAACCTCTGTTCATTAGAATCTTTTCGACCCTCATCATTAGACACCAAGTTCTTAGATCCCCTCTCACAGGAAGAGACCTCATAGGATTTGATCTCCTACATCAAATACCTAACCTTAGATGGTCCTCAAAAGGACTTATGCACAAACAACACCTTCTCACATGGACCCAAGTCCCCCATCTGTTCACAGTTGACCCCTTTCAGTCTTTAAAACTCCAGATTATCCATAACTGTTGTGCAAATACCCACTCTGAATTCTTCCTTAAGAATTCAAACCCTCTGTGGAAAAATCTGAACTTTTTCATATCCCTTCCcttcaagaaaaatgaagatgTTAATCCCACAAAAGCCAGTCATCGGGGAATGAATCCAGAACATTTAACCCTAGCCAAACAAGAGCTTGCCACCCTCCTTTCTAAAGGCCTCATTGAAGCAACCACCTCTCTATGGGCATGCGAAGCCTTTTATGTTAACAAGCATTCCGAACAAGTCAGAGGAAAACTCAGATTGGTGATTAATTATCAGGATCTCAATCACTTCCTTGCAGATGATAATTCCCTCTGCCAAACAAAAGTGCACTCTTTCAACATCTTTCAAATGcaaaaattttctcaaagttTGATCTGAAAGCAGGATTTTGGCAATTGGGAATCCATCCAGAAGAAAGATACAAAACAGCTTTTTGCATCCCTAACCACCATTATCAATGGACTGTCATGCattttggcctcaaaaatgcccCATCCCAATTTCGAAAAGCAATGGTGACGCTATTCCAGCCACTCCTGAACAATGCATTGATTTACGTAGACGATATTCTCTTGTTTTCCAAGGATGAAGAATCCCATGAGAAATTGCTCactgaattttataatttagtgaAATCACAAGGGATTATGCTCTCGGAAAAGAAAATGATCATTGGACAATCCTCTATAGATTTTCTGGGAGTAAATATTTCAGATGGAAAGTACGTATTACAGCCTCACATAGCCGCCTCCCTTGGTGAATTCCCAGATAGGCTCACAAGTGCTAAACAGATACAGCAGTTTCTTGGAATTGTTAATTACATGTCAGATTTCATTCCTAAAATTTCCAAGTATAGAAATTCTCTAGCCCAACTGCTGAAAAAATCTCTTCCAGAATGGAATTCTGTCCATACAGAAGCAGTCCAAGAGTTGAAAAAATTGGCAGAAAAGCTTCCTCCTTT
This genomic stretch from Quercus robur chromosome 4, dhQueRobu3.1, whole genome shotgun sequence harbors:
- the LOC126724269 gene encoding putative disease resistance protein RGA4, with translation MAEAILFGLAQKMIENLGSQTFQEIGSLWGVKGELEKIKNTVSTIQAVLLDAAEKQSHDHQVKDWLQKLNDAVYDADDLLSEFSTEAMRRRAVSGNKVTKEVRTFFSSSNQLAFRGKMSSKIKAMRQKLDAIAEDRKNFRLEEYGVETNVVSRKREPTHSFVREEKVIGREDDREAIIGLLFDSNVEENVSVIPIVGIGGLGKTTLAQYVYNDEKVKKCFELKMWVCISDVFELKIIIEKIIASATGNAPGNLEMDQLQRQLREKIDRKKYLLVLDDVWNEDRGKWLNLIDILMGGSKGSKIIITTRSRLVAKITHTVSPYILKGLSEERSWFLFEQVAFSKGQVTNNPTLVTIGREIVKICQGVPLAIMSIGHVLYCTETESEWSLVRNNLLANVLEGNHEIFPILKLSYDNLPSHLKSCFAYCSLFPKDYEIDKETVIQLWIAQGFVQSSKKNQQLEDVGDKYFKDLLWRSFFEEVETYKGLRYKMHDLIHDLAEAVAGEECRLVSFDGKNINEKNHHVSCPFYIGSSFIESLRFLVKAVKVCSFLLTFSEMHSGALEESMLNTIILSFKSLRALDLHALKITSIPNSIGKLIHLKYLDVSFNEDIKTLPDSITTLLNLQVLKLYDCKGLKELPKKFRELVSLKHLYNHGCDNLSHMPHGLGQMTSLQTLQLFIVSTSFHTSGLGELKELNNLRGTLEISHLDRLKEANSKSIVVNLREKQHLEKLILKWSHQDQVDYNEDEKLLEDLQPHQNLKYLEVQHYKGVKFSSWVSSFINLVDLRIENCERCLYLPPLSHLPFLKSLSLVMMSDLEYISDNDMSKEVSASSTTLSTTFFPSLKSLTIEACPNLKGWWGRTGRDLVATSSALTPDHQQDQSHHSLPLFPLLSYLRISNCPKMTSMPLFPNLEESLYLKNFNLKPLQETMSMTFLIPSSSSSLSSSSPLSKLNEMTLESIEDIESLPAEWALHSLKKLYIRNCSKLTSISGAVRYLTSLCVLYITCKEFDPLRDMHDDGMEWRCLNCLRELYLTGPKLKSLPVGLQYISTLKLLRIGYCPNLMTLPELISLEMLSIYRCEPNLTSLLEISCLTSLLRLEIVNFPNLITFPESIRYPISLERLTIWDCPNLTTLPDDGCLKSLRKLDIFNCPRISEKYKNKIDKDFPNLEIRGL